Proteins from a single region of Opisthocomus hoazin isolate bOpiHoa1 unplaced genomic scaffold, bOpiHoa1.hap1 HAP1_SCAFFOLD_143, whole genome shotgun sequence:
- the LOC142360325 gene encoding kallikrein-11-like — protein sequence MKVLLLLLLALAAAASRNVLWVIEGTSCDLPWQAALFKGDRFICGGTLVDKNWVLTAAHCHVPGFITVRLGGQTHKDSGGTEQRRRSAKVFKYPHYNETNKDGDLMLIKFLPPVRVTKQVKPLPLASRCPVPGETCQISGWGSTTSPEVTFPKDLHCAKVTIVSEEECRRVYSDSITANMVCAGESRSRADSCQGDSGGPLMCDGRLQGIVSWGPGVCGDPKKPGVYVNLCKYTRWLQETMRRN from the exons ATGAaggtcctgctcctgctgctcctggcgctggcagctgcag CCTCGAGGAACGTCCTGTGGGTGATCGAGGGGACCTCCTGCGACCTGCCCTGGCAAGCCGCCCTCTTCAAAGGCGACCGGTTCATCTGCGGGGGGACGCTGGTGGACAAGAACTGGGTGCTGACGGCCGCCCACTGCCACGTCCCTGG CTTCATCACCGTGCGGCTCGGGGGTCAGACCCACAAGGACTCGGGGGGCACCGAACAGCGCCGGCGCTCGGCCAAGGTCTTCAAGTACCCCCACTACAACGAGACCAACAAGGACGGCGACCTGATGCTCATCAAGTTCCTCCCGCCCGTCCGCGTCACCAAGCAGGTCAAACCGTTGCCACTGGCTTCCCGTTGCCCCGTGCCCGGCGAGACCTGCCAGATCTCGGGTTGGGGGTCCACCACCAGCCCTGAAG TCACCTTCCCCAAGGACCTCCACTGCGCCAAGGTCACCATCGTCTCGGAGGAGGAGTGCCGGCGCGTCTACTCCGACTCCATCACCGCCAACATGGTGTGCGCGGGCGAGAGCCGCAGCCGGGCCGACTCCTGCCAG GGTGACTCCGGGGGACCCCTCATGTGTGACGGGCGGCTCCAGGGCATCGTCTCCTGGGGTCCCGGCGTCTGCGGGGACCCCAAGAAACCCGGCGTCTACGTCAACCTCTGCAAATACACCCGGTGGCTCCAGGAGACCATGAGAAGGAACtga